Genomic DNA from Anguilla anguilla isolate fAngAng1 chromosome 17, fAngAng1.pri, whole genome shotgun sequence:
CTCGGAGGGCGTGATGGTTAAGAAGCTGCTCAAACCGAAGGTTTTGTCGGGTTTCTGTTCGGCGGTGCCGGTAAAAACCCCGCCGGTAACTGGTTTCCCGCCCGATGTCCAGCTGACATCAGCGAATCCAACAGACATCTGCGCCAGGCACACCAGCGTGGCTTTGTCTGTCTTCAGCTCCTCGCTGGAtggaggcaggagagagagggtaggcgCAGCAAGAGAAGaatctgaaaaagagaaatgataAGATATCGGGCTCATTGAAAGGGTGCTCATATTTTGACCAGCAAATATATGTATCGTGCATTATGTAGAAATAAAAGTGCTATTCGAACAAACGCTTACAGAACCAAACAACCTTTGTCGTGTAACAttccagtgatttttttttatttccaccgCTTTTAAACTGAGTGAAAAATCGACTGAACGATGTTTTCTATTACTGTCATGCCTATCACGTCATTTGCACCAAATTTTGACTgacaatacaaatatttatatttcaaataaatctgccggtgattttacattttagggCTTAACGGCTTAATAGACTTTGTGTTCAACgcataatcaataaataatttaggTGTTACGATGAAAAATGGGAAGTTCATTAAAGATGTATATATTATTGAGTTAAAGGACAATTACTTGCCCTGTATTAAAGCAAATATGACATGTCAGTTTTACATAAAATTTCTCagtaaaatattacagaatattacatttttctcaaaaataatttagcaaaaaaCAATACCAGGATTCCAAACGAAGCAAAAGGActatatattttgaatatgaaattttttataaattgaaacccacagagaaaaaaaatttcagacaTAAAGCATGGGATTTGTATCTGAGCATTGAATTGAAAGAGATGTAAACAACgctacaattaaaaaaaaattaagtcttatttaaaatccaaaaatTTATGTCAAACAGAACAACACAATGGCATGGaaaactgcatatttaaaaaagtttgcaaagaaatgaaaagagacTTACCAGCGACAATCAGCTTGGTGCCTTGGCCGAATACCACAGTGATACAGATGATGTACACCCCCGTACAAAAACCTCAGCTCAGTTTGAGCACAGCAAGAGGGAACTGAAACACACTGTGGACACAACTCTGAATGCTGACGGAACATCTGTAATTCCTGTCAGAACCATGTGAATATGGACAGCACATCTGCAATACCCAAACAGAATCAAAATATAAATCTGTATAGCACATCTGTTCTTCCCGATTAGAACCCCCCATGTCAACCTATACAGGACAGCTGTAGCTCCCTAACAGATCCCACTGGTaaatctctacagcacagctgtaACTCCCTAACAGATCCCACAGGCAAATCTCTACAGTACAGCTGTAACTCCCTAACAGATCCCACAGGTAAATCTCTACAGGACAGCTGAGGCTCCCTAACAGATCCCACTGGTAAATCTTTACAGCACAGCGGTAACTTCCTAACAGATCCCATGGGTaaatctctacagcacagctgtaGCTCCCTAACAGCTCCTACAGGTaaatctctacagcacagctgaggttCCCTAACAGCTCCTACAGGTAAATCTCTACAGCATAGCTGAGGTTCCCTAACAGCTCATGCAGGTACatctctacagcacagctgaggctcccTAACAGCTCCCACAGGTACatctctacagcacagctgaggctcccTAACAGCTCTCACAGGTaaatctctacagcacagctgaggctcccTAACAGATGCCACAGGTaaatctctacagcacagctgaggctcccTAAAGGATCCCACAGGTAAATCTCTACAGCACAACTGAGGCTCCCTAACAGATCCCACAGGTaaatctctacagcacagccatAACTCCCTAACAGATCCCATGGGTAAGtctctacagcacagctgaggatCCCTAACAGATCCCACAGGGAAATCTCTACAGCACTGCCGAGGCTTCCTAACAGATCCCACAGGTAAATCTCTGCAGCACAGCTGGTCTTGTGTGGCTCTTTCTTCACTTGGAGCTCCTGCCCCTCTAATGCTCTCTGCACTGACCTGCAGGGCCCTGATGGCAGCTGATGGATCTTATAATCTCATTCAGCTCATCTCTGGCAAAGAGTCAGACCCATTCAGTGAaataatgtttccatttttggTGAACCCTCTGATTGAATATTAAACCAGACCAGGTGATTGATTATTTAACTGGCCTAATAGTCCCATCCTGTCCACCTCACCTGATGACCATCACAATATGGCTGTCATGCATCACCCCTGTGGATCCCACACATTAGTGGAGATTAAGGTCAATTCAGTCCTTTTAGTGTAAAGTGCTTTAATATCAGGACACAAAAGGcatcatataatgaaatgtagTCCAGTTGCAATTTTCCCAACTGAACAGGCTCTTTACTTACTGTATATATGGGAATAATTgaataatatacaatataattttgATAAAACAAGTCTCCCTCAAACTATCGCAGGAGTGAGTGACGTCATTATAGACAACCCAGAcctgaaatattttaatcaagCTTCAGATATATGCATACAGTAATCTGGAATGAAtctacatttggaaaaaaaaattgttcagttTTGTACAATGAGTAGTTAGGAAATTGTGAgaatcaaataatttttaactttttctttGTGCCAGTTTGGGAGCCTGTTGTGTAAGTTAATGCATATAgattgtatatttgtgtattggGGAATAAATACTACTATACATTCTTAGTATTTGACTGAGGAAATGGGTTCCAGCACAGAGAGATCCTGTTTCAGCTGTAAAAAACACTCATCTTCTATGGGGCTATTGAAGCAGCTTTAAAGAAGAAGTGAAGCTCAGGTTGTTGTCACGGTGTGAATCACTGTGATACAGCTGCACTAGCAGAGTCATCCCATGTGCTACAGTAATACACTGCTGAGTCTCCTGCCTCCACATTAGTAATTATTAACTGATAATCTGTGTTACTCTTGGCTGTGGAGGTAAAGCGGTTGGAGGGGAAACCAGCTCCATAGTTAGAACCACGCCAAGAGTAGAAACGCAGCACATACTGAGGAGCGCTGCCAGGAACCTGCTTGTACCAGTAAACATAATTTCCCTCATCTCTGGCAATATTACAGTCCATTGTGCCTTTCTGCTGTTTATTCACACTCAGCACTGAGGGTTTCTGTGTCAAAACCTTTTGGCCACTGACACCTGTGAAAGCAACAACAGaagagcacattttaaaattcttatGCAAAAATGCCTGATCCATACCTCAGCAATGATAAACGCACATATATTTTCTTACATGAGAGCACAGTGATGAGAGTGCAGAGTGTTCCCAGCATGTTGTCAGTGTGTGGAGTGAACAGCCCTTACTGTCCAGCTGAAAGATGAGCAGGTTGGAatgtgaggagaggagaggctgcaGGACCCAGATATAAGCAGCAGttgaggagatggagagggaggagctacTGCAGTCAGCCT
This window encodes:
- the LOC118216947 gene encoding immunoglobulin lambda-1 light chain-like, whose translation is MLGTLCTLITVLSCVSGQKVLTQKPSVLSVNKQQKGTMDCNIARDEGNYVYWYKQVPGSAPQYVLRFYSWRGSNYGAGFPSNRFTSTAKSNTDYQLIITNVEAGDSAVYYCSTWDDSASAAVVVFGQGTKLIVADSSLAAPTLSLLPPSSEELKTDKATLVCLAQMSVGFADVSWTSGGKPVTGGVFTGTAEQKPDKTFGLSSFLTITPSEWITDRVFTCKVSVGSKTSEKSIKKSDCSE